GCTACGACGCTGATCACCGATCGATTTACGTACCCCGCCACGGCGGCCTTGGCCGGCAAAGAAATCTGGGTCATGAATGCCGGAACCAACGAACTGGTCGACAGCAACGCGGTACCTGCCAAAAAGTTTGCGATTCAGTTTGCCCCTCTAAAATCTATTCCCAAAAAGTTGGCGGGACGATGAGGTGCCTGTCGCTGGAAATCAATTAGTAAAAAGTCAATGGTTCTGCTGATAATTATAACGGCCGGTATTTCCGGAACCGCTTTTATGACCCTCTTTTTATACCTGTTTACTGCGTTGATTCATCGGCAGCTGAAGGTAGTAAAGATATTGGGTACCATGCTCACCAATCAAACCACACCTGACGGTGGACTCTCGGAGTTGCCTTGGGTGATTTGGGTGGGTGTTACAGTGCATTATCTGATTGGAGTGATGTTTACGCTTGGCTATTATTTTCTTTGGCAATTTGGCATCGGGAGCCCTGACTATGAGTCCGGAGCCGTTTTTGGCTTTTTGACCGGGCTGTTTGGGATTACGGTTTGGAGAGTTGTGTTTTGGTTACATCCCAACCCTCCCCGCACCGTTTCCCTACCGATCTATTTGCTCTCATTGCTCATTGCCCACGTTATTTTCGGTGTTTTTGTTCATTTGACGTATAGCCTGCTCGTACAACGTATGAATCAGCGATGATCCTCAAAAAATGTACTCTCGTCAACTGTTGCGTGTTTTTAAGTTCATTCTATATTCAATCACCTCTTAAATTCAGAACTATGTTTTATCACGTAAAAGAACTTCAGTTCAATGCTCGGGTTTCACGGCCCGACCCCGCCTTTGCTACGCTGCTGTTGGAGCAGTTTGGGGGTGCCAACGGTGAGCTTGCCGCCGCGCTTCGGTATTTTGAGCAGGCGTTTGCCGCCAAAAATCCCCATCCTGACAAATACGATCTGTTGATGGACATTGCCACCGAAGAATTCAGCCACCTCGAAATCGTAGGCGCTACCATTCAGATGCTGCTGACAGGCGTGAACGGTGACCTGAAAAATGCCGCTGAAAATTCTGAGATCATGCAACTGCTCGATGGCAAGGCGGCCAAAGAAGATATGATTCATAAAGGGATGGTGGCTCCTCAATTTTTAGTGGCCAGCGGCGGCGGTCCCTGCTACACCAACAGTCAGGGAGTGCCCTGGACGGCAGCGTATATCAATGGCGACGGTCAGGGAGACCTTTCCAGCGATCTGCGCTCCGATATTGCTGCCGAAACCCGCGCCAAGATGGTGTACGAGTATTTACTCCAGTTTACGGATGACCCGTACGTCAAAGAAACCCTGCGGTTTTTGATGACGCGGGAGGTGGCTCACTACCAGATGTTTGAGGCGGCGCTGATGACCATTAAGCCGAGTTTTCCACCGGGCGTGTTGCAGGCAGATCCCCGATACAGTAATCTGTACTTTAATTTCTCCGGCGGAAATGACTTCAGAGGTCCCTGGAATGACGGAAAATCGACGCAGTTGGGCGAGACGTTCCAATTCATTGAAGACCCCATCAGGCATTGTATCGAAACCAACGGCCTGACGGATCAGGAAGCGGAAGGTACCTCCCGTACCGAAAAGACGGTGCAGCAAATGGAAGAAGAACTCAGCGAAATACGCAGTCAGGAAGTGAAGTCTGCTTCTCCAACGCGTAACATCGAATGGAATTCGCCCCTTATCTAGTACCGTTACGAATGACGAATTATTCGAGCGGGCCCGTCCATGCGGTGACGACTGAATGAAGTAAGTCAAAGCCATGGAGCCTTGGAAAGCCGGATGAACGAATGACGGGTGAGTGAACGAAATGGGTTACTTTTGATTAAAAAGATAATTCGTACTTCGTCATTCTGCACTCTTCATTCGTTCCTCGTCATTCAAAAAAAACTTTTCCCTATGGCACTGACCGACCAAATAAATCCTGTAGCTGCTCCCCCGGAAGATTCTCAAAAGGCAGGCTTGGCAGAGATCATATACTATACCGACCCGCTTTGTTGTTGGAGTTGGGCGTTTGAGCCCCAATGGCGTCGATTGCTGTACGAATACGAAGGGCAGATCAGGTATCGCTACTGCATGGGCGGGCTGCTGCCAAGTTGGAATAATTACCTTGACTCGACCAACAACGTCAGCCGGCCCATTCAAATGGGACCCGTATGGATGCATGCCAAACAACTCTCCGGGATGCCTATTCAGCATAATGTTTGGATGACCGACCCTCCTTCATCCTCTTATACGGCCTGTATAGCGGTCAAAAGCGCCGCGCTGCAATCTCCTCAGGCAGAAGATATCTATCTGAGGCTGATGCGGGAAGCCATTATGCTGAAGGGAAAAAACATCGGAAGGCAGGAGGTACAGCAGCAAGTGGCAGAGGAGGTGGCCGGGCTGGTACC
Above is a window of Runella slithyformis DSM 19594 DNA encoding:
- a CDS encoding DUF6789 family protein, whose translation is MVLLIIITAGISGTAFMTLFLYLFTALIHRQLKVVKILGTMLTNQTTPDGGLSELPWVIWVGVTVHYLIGVMFTLGYYFLWQFGIGSPDYESGAVFGFLTGLFGITVWRVVFWLHPNPPRTVSLPIYLLSLLIAHVIFGVFVHLTYSLLVQRMNQR
- a CDS encoding manganese catalase family protein, with translation MFYHVKELQFNARVSRPDPAFATLLLEQFGGANGELAAALRYFEQAFAAKNPHPDKYDLLMDIATEEFSHLEIVGATIQMLLTGVNGDLKNAAENSEIMQLLDGKAAKEDMIHKGMVAPQFLVASGGGPCYTNSQGVPWTAAYINGDGQGDLSSDLRSDIAAETRAKMVYEYLLQFTDDPYVKETLRFLMTREVAHYQMFEAALMTIKPSFPPGVLQADPRYSNLYFNFSGGNDFRGPWNDGKSTQLGETFQFIEDPIRHCIETNGLTDQEAEGTSRTEKTVQQMEEELSEIRSQEVKSASPTRNIEWNSPLI
- a CDS encoding DsbA family oxidoreductase, translating into MALTDQINPVAAPPEDSQKAGLAEIIYYTDPLCCWSWAFEPQWRRLLYEYEGQIRYRYCMGGLLPSWNNYLDSTNNVSRPIQMGPVWMHAKQLSGMPIQHNVWMTDPPSSSYTACIAVKSAALQSPQAEDIYLRLMREAIMLKGKNIGRQEVQQQVAEEVAGLVPGFSVARFSEDMKNDNGLEAFRKDMQEVQRHSITRFPSLVIRNPSAGAILLLGYRPYDVLVGAIQQTGLLKKTHPEPSVDRYKERWPFATARELAELR